Proteins encoded together in one Acidobacteriota bacterium window:
- a CDS encoding PTS sugar transporter subunit IIA — protein sequence MHLQNLTRPELIFSELPGTDGPTVLRALAERVAAIAPQLEADNLYHRLLEREALSSTGIGDGVAIPHCKLQRLDNVLMAVGLSSEPVEFGAIDNKPVRLFFLVASPEKQPAEHLKALSSLSRWLKTDHHVDRMLELSAAEEIFRLLAESEED from the coding sequence ATGCACCTTCAGAACCTCACCCGCCCGGAGCTCATCTTCTCGGAGCTCCCAGGCACCGACGGCCCCACCGTTCTGCGCGCCCTGGCAGAACGGGTGGCCGCCATCGCCCCCCAGCTGGAGGCGGACAATCTCTATCACCGACTGCTCGAACGAGAAGCCCTCAGCTCCACCGGCATCGGCGACGGCGTCGCCATTCCCCACTGCAAGCTGCAGCGTCTGGACAATGTCCTGATGGCCGTGGGTTTGAGCAGTGAGCCGGTGGAGTTCGGCGCCATCGACAACAAGCCGGTGCGGCTCTTCTTTCTCGTGGCCTCTCCGGAGAAGCAGCCGGCGGAGCATCTCAAGGCTCTTTCCAGCCTCTCCCGCTGGCTCAAGACCGACCACCATGTGGACCGCATGCTCGAGCTTTCGGCGGCGGAGGAAATCTTCCGGCTGCTGGCGGAGTCGGAGGAAGATTGA